A stretch of Maniola hyperantus chromosome 15, iAphHyp1.2, whole genome shotgun sequence DNA encodes these proteins:
- the LOC117989161 gene encoding man(5)GlcNAc(2)-PP-dolichol translocation protein RFT1: MGRNLLMSSLENASFNILLQILFRCITFIINAWVIRNVGHEVIGIMNVRLLLLESTILFLSREPFHRACIGQRDELSWNQIINQIWLSVPISCILSLVFVYIWLNILPLGHPEHAFQYEFGCWSVALSCILELCSANMALVAQLFCFVKLKVILDTLHIFVRTTLFLSIIIYDKSLALIAFSVAQVGSIGAIVLAYYCFFYWYIKCKPLYAKGALKSTYLPNSILEKMYSNMDDLNFTSLRDFLPKYLGSVNSTFNKKLNTLTLSFAKQGVVKQLLTEGEKYVMSASPVMSFAEQATYDVVNNLGSLAARFIFRPIEDSSYFYFTQMVSRDLPLYKQDQNKIQESCTVLSQVCKTVTSIGLIVLVFGLSYSHTLLILYGGEAFVASGLPVQLLRSHCLAIVLMAINGITECYTFATMTSAQLNSYNYLMVFFSISFLLLSYGLTYVLGPVGFIISNCINMFARTLHSIHFINNKCKDTDYRPLDGLYVGKIFLFTLFIAGCICKISENRFSHNSILTHVAIGAVCLTFVLLSWGYENKDLVIKTYRKFAGSKEEKVSTD, translated from the coding sequence ATGGGCCGAAATTTGTTAATGAGCAGCCTTGAAAATGCATCTTTCAATATATTACTGCAAATTTTGTTTCGATGTataacttttattataaatgcatggGTTATTAGAAATGTGGGACATGAAGTCATTGGAATAATGAATGTTAGATTGCTGCTACTTGAAAGCACAATACTTTTCCTGAGTAGAGAACCATTTCATCGTGCCTGTATAGGTCAAAGAGACGAGTTGAGTTGGAATCAAATTATAAATCAAATCTGGCTATCGGTTCCCATAAGCTGTATCTTGTCACTGGTCTTTGTTTATATCTGGCTAAATATATTACCATTAGGTCATCCAGAGCATGCCTTTCAATATGAGTTCGGCTGTTGGAGTGTTGCATTATCATGTATTTTAGAACTTTGTTCAGCAAATATGGCTCTTGTAGCACAATTATTCTGTTTTGTTAAACTTAAAGTTATTCTCGATACCTTGCATATTTTTGTAAGGACCACTCTATTTCTGTCTATCATTATATATGATAAGTCCTTAGCTCTTATAGCATTTTCTGTTGCACAAGTGGGGAGCATTGGAGCCATTGTACTGGCATATTACTGTTTCTTCTATTGGTACATCAAATGTAAGCCACTATATGCCAAGGGCGCATTGAAAAGCACATATCTTCCCAATAGTATTTTAGAAAAAATGTACAGTAATATGGATGACTTAAATTTTACATCTCTTAGAGATTTTTTGCCTAAATATTTAGGGTCTGTTAATTCtacttttaacaaaaaattaaatactctCACACTAAGTTTTGCGAAGCAGGGTGTTGTCAAACAACTGCTGACGGAGGGTGAAAAGTATGTGATGTCTGCAAGTCCAGTGATGAGTTTCGCGGAACAAGCAACCTATGATGTTGTAAACAATTTAGGAAGTTTAGCTGCCAGATTTATATTTCGCCCTATAGAAGATAGcagctatttttatttcaccCAGATGGTGAGCAGAGATCTGCCTCTGTATAAGCAAGACCAGAACAAGATTCAAGAATCTTGCACAGTCTTATCACAAGTCTGCAAGACTGTAACTTCTATTGGATTAATAGTTCTTGTATTTGGTTTGAGTTATTCTCATACGCTTTTGATTTTGTATGGTGGCGAGGCATTTGTTGCAAGTGGTTTACCAGTTCAGCTGCTTCGAAGTCATTGTTTAGCTATAGTACTGATGGCAATCAATGGCATAACTGAATGCTATACCTTTGCCACAATGACCAGTGCTCAGTTAAATAGTTACAATTACCTGATGGTTTTCTTTTCGATAAGTTTTTTATTGTTATCCTATGGATTAACTTATGTCCTAGGACCTGTAGGATTTATTATTTCCAACTGCATAAATATGTTCGCTAGAACCTTGCATAGCATACatttcataaataataaatgtaaggACACTGATTACAGACCTCTAGATGGTCTTTATGTAggtaaaatatttctattcactTTGTTTATTGCTGGTTGCATTTGTAAAATATCTGAGAATAGATTTTCTCATAATTCCATTTTGACACATGTAGCTATCGGAGCAGTATGCTTGACTTTCGTCTTATTATCATGGGGGTATGAGAATAAGGATCTTGTGATTAAAACATACAGAAAGTTTGCAGGAAGTAAAGAAGAGAAAGTGTCAACAGATTAG
- the Ccz1 gene encoding vacuolar fusion protein CCZ1 homolog codes for MIDVKSKVNSFFIFNSTFGPREGEELKRILFFHPNQVTPHAQKIQVGLCEAVVQFMTTFSTEPCEALQTQTKRYIFYQPEKDFWMVLVVRIPYTTKAATGTGNEKKDIIESSVMQDFLVSAYKMFRMFIGPMKDIPTEDIYSKCEQFFTPYIMSRNIANDITNVIQGINYLPLEKNSFFKVVCFIDLLEINYPDFKCVSFVYNDKLIWNGLATSDMLTLYQYLVQTLLPKQVEKEIQGGAVTAAQRHGRYISPPEGIRNADDLLKLHKVYVMREDDSETKLYYLVIYRTLSATVCFTVDVNTILSIDIFKALDSFIGPQLSTIASSISEQCALHAMQSAQLSNMDHSFIYFNRLNLAYKTSSPGNSLTPSTTIKPEVLSIIAGIHSERKSLGNYGEIIIKTPDEYWITGKSSNDREFYVIIQEKNANLKDIADEVRRICEDQMKGIFFYPM; via the exons ATGATTGATGTGAAAAGCAaagttaattcttttttcatttttaactctACTTTTGGACCAAGGGAGGGCGAA GAACTaaaaagaatattgttttttcaTCCCAATCAAGTAACACCTCATGCTCAAAAAATACAAGTTGGACTATGTGAAGCAGTTGTTCAATTTATGAC GACATTTTCAACTGAACCATGTGAGGCACTACAGACCCAAACCAAGAGGTATATCTTTTACCAACCAGAAAAAGACTTTTGGATGGTGCTG GTGGTAAGAATACCCTATACAACTAAAGCTGCAACAGGAACAGGCAATGAAAAGAAAGACATA ATAGAGTCTTCCGTAATGCAAGACTTTCTTGTGTCAGCATATAAAATGTTCAGAATGTTTATAGGACCAATGAAAGACATTCCTACTGAAGATATTTATTCCAAGTGCGAGCAGTTCTTCACACCT TACATAATGTCAAGAAATATTGCAAACGATATAACTAATGTGATTCAAGGAATAAACTACTTGCCTCTGGAGAAGAACTCATTTTTCAAAGTAGTGTGCTTCATAGATCTGCTAGAAATTAACTATCCCGACTTCAAATGTGTTTCTTTTGTCTACAATGATAAGCTCATTTG GAACGGCCTAGCAACAAGTGACATGTTAACCTTGTACCAGTATCTAGTCCAAACATTGCTACCAAAGCAAGTTGAGAAGGAGATCCAAGGTGGCGCAGTGACAGCGGCGCAAAGGCACGGCCGATACATTAGCCCTCCAGAAGGCATTCGGAACGCTGACGACTTACTGAAGCTTCACAAAGTATACGTGATGCGGGAAGACGATTCTGAAACTAAGCTGTACTACCTTGTTATCTATAGAACGCTTAGTGCAACTGTTTGTTTCACTGTTGATG TAAACACAATCCTCAGCATAGATATATTCAAGGCCCTTGACTCATTCATCGGGCCACAACTGTCTACTATAGCGTCCTCCATAAGCGAGCAATGCGCGCTCCATGCGATGCAAAGTGCACAGCTCTCGAATATGGACCACAGCTTTATATACTTCAACAGACTCAACTTGGCTTATAAAACTTCC TCACCAGGCAATTCGTTAACACCATCAACAACAATAAAACCAgaagttttaagtataattgcTGGTATACACTCAGAAAGAAAAAG CCTTGGAAATTATGGcgaaattattatcaaaacacCAGATGAATATTGGATCACTGGAAAATCTTCTAACGACAGAGAGTTTTACGTTATCATTCAAGAGAAAAATGCTAATTTGAAGGATATAGCAG aTGAGGTAAGGAGAATATGTGAAGATCAGATGAAAGGCATTTTCTTTTATCCCATGTGA
- the LOC117989159 gene encoding EF-hand domain-containing family member C2-like has protein sequence MAIRNPRLPLLPGYGTNPMIGKTNFGVRPIFTTIDKVNMLVDKPEGVNRVPSLYCRKQAPDLPTWVMYDKNILRFQAFFQQTLLESRASNNILRKVVILFFLEDGTIKVIEPRTENSGLSQGTLIRRQRIRLPFSYDLYYDVLDLNIGREVTFFGKVFKIVNCDNFTRVFLNRLGINVPDPINWPDAIERTPDTSKPPKHRPFRQFLDFDRQVLRFHGYWDDRDSEFGTIHLLEIHYFLADDTIEIKEVLPPNSGMEAGPMFLKRMKIPRKIPSHIEMTGGPQFASYSPADLSIGAVINVYGRKVVLTDCDPFTKEYYRVTYGFDAFTPLPLPKDEGTECISSNMAERQLPPWNGYGSYDDSAENCRTVEPKAPHRDFMKFLNKDRVGFDSHILRFAARLINDNPVDAQRYFIIKYFLCDDTIGIFELGERNSGFKGGRFFRRDKMYLPDVEFFVPKEPPAYTDKDMWVGNELVINKHRFRLIAADEYALRYMELHSNEYPMANVPLIMDKIRRTLASKENGYKNFVAKYMEAVLPNKKELMSVRCFKQALKEVMCEKMTEHEFLTLIRYFRGDPGKEKSPRREMTRSLVFSELTRGLWDDRARLWEGLIHADVNRSGVLPADQLRQILRAHRLPINRDLMDCMLQVLEKDENCNIQYEDLMSFLDFQTRPVFNLTEDDYIKVVRHAPPLKDTECKLWADADTEIDDDYVNWEAFLCQLNLDHLVKEQTQ, from the exons ATGGCTATACGAAATCCGCGTTTACCACTACTGCCCGGATATGGCACTAATCCTATG ATCGGCAAGACAAATTTCGGTGTCCGACCAATATTCACGACTATCGATAAAGTAAACATGTTGGTGGACAAGCCGGAGGGCGTGAATCGCGTGCCTTCGCTGTATTGTAGGAAACAGGCGCCAGATTTGCCGACTTGGGTTATGTATGAtaaaaat attcTGCGATTTCAAGCGTTTTTCCAACAAACTCTACTGGAAAGTCGTGCATCCAATAACATTTTGCGTAAAGTTGTTATTCTATTTTTTCTTGAAGATGGCACTATTAAGGTGATAGAGCCTCGAACTGAAAACAGTGGGTTGTCACAAG GTACACTTATAAGGCGCCAAAGAATTCGGCTTCCGTTCAGCTATGATTTATATTATGATGTCCTCGACCTCAATATTGGACGAGAAGTTACTTTCTTTGGAAAAGTATTCAAG ATCGTTAATTGTGACAACTTCACAAGAGTGTTTCTGAATCGCCTTGGGATCAATGTTCCCGATCCAATAAATTGGCCCGATGCTATAGAG agaaCACCAGATACATCAAAGCCACCCAAGCATCGACCGTTTCGACAGTTCCTGGATTTTGATAGACAAGTTTTAAG ATTTCATGGATATTGGGATGATCGGGATTCTGAATTTGGTACCATACATCTTTTAGAGATACATTACTTTTTGGCTGATGATACTATAGAAATTAAGGAAGTGCTACCGCCAAATTCAGGAATGGAGGCTGGACCTATGTTTCTAAAAAGAATGAAGATACCAAGA AAAATTCCATCGCATATTGAGATGACCGGAGGGCCCCAGTTTGCGTCATATAGCCCTGCAGATTTGAGTATAGGAGCTGTTATCAACGTTTATGGAAGGAAGGTCGTTCTAACCGACTGCGATCCATTTACCAAGGAGTATTATCGTGTTACATATGGATttg ATGCCTTTACTCCTTTACCCTTGCCAAAAGATGAAGGCACAGAGTGTATATCATCAAATATGGCGGAACGGCAGCTGCCACCATGGAACGGCTATGGTTCTTATGACGATTCGGCTGAAAATTGTCGAACTGTAGAACCAAAAGCACCACATAGGGATTTTATGAAATTTCTTAATAAAGACAG GGTTGGATTCGACTCCCACATACTCCGTTTTGCCGCGAGACTAATTAATGACAACCCTGTGGACGCACAACGCTActttataatcaaatattttttgtgtgatgacaCCATTGGAATATTTGAACTTGGCGAGCGTAACTCGGGTTTTAAG GGCGGAAGATTTTTCCGGCGTGACAAAATGTACTTACCGGACGTGGAATTTTTCGTGCCAAAAGAACCCCCAGCGTACACAGACAAGGACATGTGGGTGGGCAATGAGTTGGTCATCAACAAGCACCGTTTCCGACTCATTGCGGCTGATGAATATGCTTTAAGATATATGGAGCTTCATTCTAATGAG TATCCTATGGCAAATGTTCCCTTGATAATGGACAAGATTCGCAGGACGCTGGCTTCTAAAGAGAACGGTTATAAGAATTTTGTAGCAAAATATATGGAAGCCGTCTTGCCTAACAAGAAAGAGCTAATGTCTGTTAGATGTTTCAA GCAAGCATTAAAAGAAGTGATGTGTGAAAAAATGACTGAACatgaatttttaactttaataCGATACTTTCGAGGTGATCCTGGAAAAGAGAAGAGTCCTCGTCGAGAGATGACCag GTCGCTAGTTTTTTCGGAGCTAACACGCGGTTTGTGGGACGATCGAGCGCGTTTGTGGGAAGGTCTAATCCACGCTGATGTGAACCGGTCGGGAGTATTGCCGGCGGACCAGCTGCGACAAATATTACGCGCGCACAGGCTGCCAATCAACCGGGACTTAATGGACTGTATGTTGCAAGT GCTTGAAAAGGATGAGAACTGCAACATACAGTACGAAGATCTCATGTCTTTCCTAGACTTTCAAACTAGACCCGTCTTCAATCTCACTGAAGATGACTACATAAAGGTTGTGCGTCACGCGCCGCCGTTAAAAGACACAGAG TGTAAACTCTGGGCAGACGCGGATACAGAAATAGATGATGATTACGTGAATTGGGAAGCATTTTTGTGCCAGCTGAACCTCGACCACCTCGTTAAAGAACAGACCCAGTAG
- the mol gene encoding dual oxidase maturation factor 2, whose amino-acid sequence MKGWFDAFREEGGPTLYAYHNRTAVAADVPALALLVAALTLYIAFLAVFPGIRKERFTTFTIVTLSLFVGTVILVCKHGSSWHVSGARVSRAAYRAFSSERLDCWLAIHVGLGHVNVSLTALSWGNLSKGDPGVDYNEQFQWEEAGAIQEWYRAGLLRGLPYPVLSVAEHFAAEHEGFEWGAKYRAAGYTTTTLLWTALALWLLMNLLLVVVPRYGAYAMASLGVTLCTAAGGYWASLPHVPLIVRLDGAMLFFSLGWCFWLVLIAGGICLVVGLLIAALDLVWPHKFSTVLEVDYDTPYDRHVLIVDSRQRARPQTQSSLPSRILRRLSSKTRETQRHVSMNIVNESTGRDNPAFSPEQRKPNSPWRYPLFRRQIDRADSASSFGSSINGNSSGIKMSPLASPSSGSVTMTSPQRYRPQIPAAERVKDMW is encoded by the exons ATGAAGGGGTGGTTCGACGCTTTCCGCGAGGAAGGCGGGCCGACCCTGTACGCTTACCACAACCGCACCGCAGTCGCCGCAGACGTGCCTGCACTGGCGCTGCTCGTCGCTGCGCTCACCCTCTACATCGCGTTCCTTGCCGTGTTCCCCGGGATCAGAAAAGAG AGGTTCACCACATTCACGATAGTCACCCTTAGTCTCTTCGTGGGCACTGTGATTTTAG TATGTAAGCACGGATCCTCGTGGCATGTGTCAGGGGCGCGCGTGTCGCGTGCCGCATACCGCGCATTCTCCTCAGAACGCCTCGACTGCTGGCTCGCCATTCACGTCGGCTTGGGCCACGTCAATGTTTCACTCACTG cGTTGTCATGGGGAAACTTGTCAAAAGGAGACCCTGGCGTGGACTACAACGAACAGTTCCAGTGGGAGGAGGCCGGTGCTATCCAAGAATGGTATCGCGCCGGCCTTTTACGAGGTCTACCATACCCCGTACTGTCTGTCGCTGAACATTTCGCGGCGGAGCACGAGGGTTTCGAGTGGGGTGCTAAGTACAGGGCGGCCGGGTACACAACAACCACGCTGCTTTG GACGGCTTTGGCGCTATGGCTGCTCATGAACCTCCTCCTGGTTGTGGTTCCTCGGTACGGTGCATACGCCATGGCATCCTTAGGCGTAACCCTGTGCACAGCTGCAGGCGGTTATTGGGCATCGCTGCCTCATGTTCCTTTGATAGTCAGACTTGATGGAGCTATGCTGTTCTTCTCGCTGGGCTGGTGCTTCTGGCTAGTTCTTATTGCCG GTGGTATATGCCTAGTGGTGGGATTGTTAATAGCCGCGTTAGATCTAGTTTGGCCACACAAGTTCTCAACGGTACTAGAGGTAGACTACGATACGCCGTACGATAGACACGTCCTTATAGTTGATAGCAGGCAGCGGGCACGACCGCAAACGCAAAGCTCACTACCTTCTAGAATACTGAG GAGGCTGTCATCAAAAACCCGCGAAACGCAGCGGCATGTGTCAATGAACATAGTCAACGAGAGTACTGGGCGGGACAACCCAGCCTTCTCGCCCGAGCAACGTAAACCAAATTCACCGTGGAGGTACCCTCTGTTTAGACGGCAAATTGACcg CGCGGACTCGGCATCGAGTTTTGGGTCGAGTATAAACGGTAATAGTTCCGGTATCAAGATGTCACCACTGGCGAGTCCTTCTTCTGGTTCAGTCACTATGACGTCACCACAGAG GTATCGGCCTCAAATACCAGCGGCGGAACGAGTAAAAGACATGTGGTGA